A portion of the Physeter macrocephalus isolate SW-GA unplaced genomic scaffold, ASM283717v5 random_19, whole genome shotgun sequence genome contains these proteins:
- the TEF gene encoding thyrotroph embryonic factor isoform X3: protein MKKAETQRDKEKGKEKLEEDEAAAASTMAVSASLMPPIWDKTIPYDGESFHLEYMDLDEFLLENGIPASPTHLAQNLLLPVAELEGKESASSSTASPPSSSTAVFQPSETVSSTESSLEKERETPSPIDPNCVEVDVNFNPDPADLVLSSVPGGELFNPRKHKFAEEDLKPQPMIKKAKKVFVPDEQKDEKYWTRRKKNNVAAKRSRDARRLKENQITIRAAFLEKENTALRTEVAELRKEVGKCKTIVSKYETKYGPL, encoded by the exons ataaggaaaaggggaaggaaaagctGGAGGAAGACGAGGCTGCAGCAGCCAGCACCATGGCCGTCTCTGCCTCCCTCATGCCACCCATCTGGGACAAGACCATCCCATATGATGGCGAGTCTTTCCACCTGGAGTACATGGACCTGGATGAGTTCCTGCTGGAGAATGGCATCCCTGCCAGCCCCACCCACCTGGCCCAGAACCTGCTGCTGCCTGTGGCTGAGCTAGAAGGGAAGGAGTCGGCCAGCTCCTCCACGGCGTCCCCACCATCCTCCTCCACTGCTGTCTTTCAGCCCTCGGAAACCGTGTCTAGCACAG AATCCTCcctggaaaaggagagggagacacCCAGTCCCATCGACCCCAACTGCGTGGAGGTGGATGTGAACTTCAATCCCGACCCTGCCGACCTGGTCCTCTCCAGTGTGCCGGGCGGGGAGCTGTTCAACCCTCGGAAGCACAAGTTTGCAGAGGAGGACCTGAAGCCCCAGCCCATGATCAAAAAGGCCAAGAAGGTCTTTGTCCCCGATGAGCAGAAG GATGAAAAGTACTGGACGAGACGCAAGAAGAACAACGTGGCGGCCAAGCGGTCCCGGGACGCCCGGCGCCTGAAGGAGAACCAGATCACCATCCGGGCGGccttcctggagaaggagaaCACAGCCCTGCGGACGGAGGTGGCGGAGCTGCGCAAGGAGGTGGGCAAGTGCAAGACCATCGTGTCCAAGTACGAGACCAAGTACGGGCCCTTGTAA